The following proteins are co-located in the Hydractinia symbiolongicarpus strain clone_291-10 chromosome 7, HSymV2.1, whole genome shotgun sequence genome:
- the LOC130648524 gene encoding piggyBac transposable element-derived protein 1-like: protein MGPKKARISSEEAIQNILRFIEEDNVDEAMDEELDDEDDLEELCGEIDKEIVEEEDHQHDNDDRVGDADNDASESEEEAGANHLRRRRLTKYRLVNSIAAATNLENYNVFPIPPESKSIQSIFKIDNKKKNDIIRTFQNQPQAGNVGRNNRANVITGRQGPQPKACETASPRSAFELYFTPEIVNNILLCTNRKIRRTLSKLPDNFLTQNSRYSYMKETSVEEIYAFIGLYLYRGLYKLNCISAHRLFSNQYGPPIFSATMSRNRFFFIRTNLCFDDETTRDERWKHDRFAAMREVFESFNYECMSCLVPGDYLSLDETLYPMRTQISFKQYNPNKPAKYGLLLKAINAARYPYTFLAAPYSGKPQGDPGIYYVPGTEEIVKYMIKQLSNVVSLAGRNISFDRLYTSIPLALWLYERDITCVGTMQINRKGIPIEMKDFKQREPLSSEVYWQKDGPLSLSSYVVKTSNGKKNVLMLSTLEPILGTTKDDNCHKLGLYKLYDFTKGGTDIVDQRMGFHTTKTKSRKWTFVMFSYMLDTARVNSSTIYSLNKGIDPLQQKSFEYAFQLVMELVKPTIQKRSQNGMLSITKQKINLVLGNAQCNPEPRAAIGPAFAETRKRCTVCQAENAGENYSQKKKSIPCVKSLCQSCGNTTCQAHMIQKSAHVDWGSENVI, encoded by the exons atgggACCGAAAAAGGCTAGAATTTCATCTGAGGAAGCCATTCAAAATATATTGAGATTTATTGAAGAAGATAACGTAGACGAAGCTATGGATGAAGAActtgatgatgaagatgatttGGAAGAATTGTGCGGTGAAATTg ATAAAGAAATAGTTGAAGAAGAGGATCATCAACATGATAACGATGACCGTGTAGGTGATGCTGACAATGATGCGTCCGAAAGTGAAGAGGAAGCCGGAGCAAACCATTTGAGGAGACGTCGACTTACGAAATATCGCTTAGTAAACAGTATTGCTGCCGctacaaatttagaaaattataACGTTTTTCCAATACCACCAGAATCAAAGTCTATCCAAAGCATTTTCAAAATAGataataagaagaaaaatgaCATAATTCGTACTTTCCAGAATCAGCCACAAGCTGGAAATGTTGGTCGAAATAATCGTGCAAATGTTATTACTGGACGACAAGGCCCACAACCAAAAGCTTGTGAAACTGCATCACCCCGTTCTGCTTTTGAGCTCTACTTCACTCCTGAAATTGTGAATAACATTTTGTTGTGCACCAACAGAAAGATTAGACGCACTCTGTCCAAACTACCCGATAATTTCTTGACGCAAAATAGTAGGTATTCGTACATGAAAGAAACCTCTGTTGAAgaaatttatgcatttattggaTTGTACCTATATCGAGGACTATACAAACTAAACTGTATATCTGCTCATAGATTATTCTCAAACCAATATGGTCCGCCAATATTCAGCGCCACTATGTCGAgaaataggtttttttttatacGTACAAACCTTTGTTTTGACGACGAGACAACAAGAGATGAAAGATGGAAACATGACCGTTTTGCGGCAATGCGTGAAGTTTTTGAATCTTTCAATTATGAATGCATGTCATGCCTTGTACCGGGCGACTATCTATCACTTGATGAAACCCTGTATCCAATGAGGACACAGATAAGTTTCAAACAGTACAATCCCAACAAACCCGCCAAATACGGTTTATTACTGAAAGCCATAAATGCAGCACGATATCCGTATACATTCCTTGCAGCTCCATATAGCGGCAAACCACAGGGAGATCCAGGAATTTATTATGTACcaggcactgaggaaatagtaAAATACATGATAAAACAACTATCAAATGTTGTCTCGCTGGCCGGACGTAATATATCTTTCGACAGATTATATACATCAATCCCGCTTGCGCTTTGGTTGTATGAAAGGGATATCACTTGTGTTGGTACAATGCAGATCAACAGGAAAGGAATTCCAATTGAAATGAAAGATTTCAAACAAAGAGAGCCACTGTCCAGTGAAGTGTATTGGCAAAAAGATGGGCCGCTGTCCTTATCTTCATATGTAGTGAAAACTTCAAACGGAAAGAAAAATGTACTCATGTTGTCAACactagaaccaatcctaggtaCAACCAAGGATGATAATTGCCACAAATTGGGGTTATATAAACTATATGACTTTACAAAGGGGGGTACTGATATTGTGGATCAGAGGATGGGGTTTCACACGACGAAGACAAAGTCAAGAAAGTGGACGTTTGTTATGTTTTCTTACATGTTGGATACCGCTCGAGTAAATTCTTCGACGATATATTCACTGAATAAAGGTATTGATCCGCTACAACAAAAGTCTTTTGAATACGCCTTTCAATTAGTCATGGAATTGGTGAAACCAACCATACAAAAAAGAAGTCAAAATGGTATGTTGTccatcacaaaacaaaaaataaatcttgtcTTGGGTAATGCGCAATGTAATCCGGAACCGCGTGCAGCTATTGGTCCTGCATTTGCAGAAACAAGGAAACGGTGTACTGTTTGTCAGGCTGAGAATGCAGGAGAAAATTATTcccaaaagaaaaaatctattcCGTGTGTCAAATCACTTTGTCAATCATGTGGCAATACAACGTGTCAGGCCCATATGATACAAAAAT CCGCTCATGTTGATTGGGGCAGTGAGAATGTAATTTAG